The following are from one region of the Magallana gigas chromosome 6, xbMagGiga1.1, whole genome shotgun sequence genome:
- the LOC105341353 gene encoding glutaminyl-peptide cyclotransferase: MIGVKGIVLLLCTACAIAKSKSDRARSARWISGKALRTIVEEYSDLTEFKELVRPILIPRMPDTEGSTRVRNYLVNFLRALNWHIEEDVFQDDTPWGRKTFVNIIATQDPRKPKKMVLASHYDSKNITDRNGREFIGATDSAVPCAILLDIAIQLNCLFEKAQGEKARDITPQIVFFDGEEAYNTWTATDSIYGARHLAQKWEQENKLQDIDIFVLLDLIGTSDVQFHNFFPQTSNAFELLARKEQHLKKDKLLSDNNRILFNTHPYYGGGIEDDHIPFLHRNVPILHLISAPFPSVWHRMSDDAAHIDYHTTEDFNKVFRVFVASYLHLDALHTQCRRKKEEL, from the exons ATGATTGGAGTTAAAGGCATAGTGCTACTACTGTGTACGGCGTGTGCCATCGCAAAGTCTAAAAGT GACAGAGCTCGATCAGCAAGATGGATTTCAGGGAAAGCCCTCAGGACAATAGTAGAGGAATACTCAGATCTCACCGAATTTAAAGAACTTGTCCGACCCATTCTCATCCCTAGAATGCCAGATACAGAGGGCAGTACTCGAGTCAGAAAT tatcttGTCAACTTTCTGCGTGCTCTTAATTGGCACATTGAGGAAGATGTCTTTCAGGATGACACACCTTGGGGCAGGAAGACATTTGTCAACATCATAGCAACGCAAGACCCAAGGAAGCCAAAGAAAATGGTTCTAGCTTCCCATTATGACTCTAAGAATATTACAGACAGAAACGGGAGAGAGTTTATAGGGGCTACAGACTCTGCCGTGCCCTGTGCAATTCTCCTGGATATAGCTATACAACTAAACTGTTTGTTTGAAAAAGCCCAGGGAGAAAAG GCTCGTGACATTACCCCACAGATTGTTTTCTTTGATGGGGAGGAGGCATACAACACATGGACAGCAACAGATTCCATCTACGGAGCACGACACCTCGCCCAAAAATGGGAGCAAGAGAACAAACTACAAGATATC GATATCTTTGTTCTCTTGGATTTGATTGGAACCAGTGATGTCCAGTTCCACAACTTTTTTCCACAAACATCCAATGCCTTTGAACTTCTGGCAAGGAAag AACAACAtctgaaaaaagataaactgCTAAGTGACAACAACAGAATTCTGTTCAACACACACCCTTACTATGGGGGAGGTATTGAAGATGATCATATTCCATTTTTACACAGAA ACGTTCCCATCCTCCACCTTATATCAGCACCATTTCCTAGTGTTTGGCACAGAATGAGTGACGATGCCGCCCACATAGATTATCACACGACGGAAGACTTCAACAAGGTCTTCCGAGTGTTTGTTGCCAGCTATCTACACCTCGATGCCTTACATACCCAGTGCAGAAGAAAAAA AGAGGAATTATGA